Genomic window (Chryseobacterium sp. H1D6B):
TCAATATTAATAAGGTTTTGAACTGCTCTTCCTTTAGCTGTTTTAGAACCTTCAGGAATTTCAAATACTCTCAGCCAGTAACATTTCCCTTTTTCTGTAAAGAACAGCATATACTGGTGGTTGGTTGCAGAAACAATATACTCTAAGAAATCTTCATCTCTAGTAGTTGCTGCTCTGTTTCCTACCCCTCCTCTGCTCTGAATTTTATATTCTGAAAGTGACGTTCTTTTTACATATCCTGCATGAGAAATAGTAAGAACTACAGAATCATTCGGAATAATATCTTCAATAGACATTTCTCCTCCTGAATAATCTATTTCAGTTCTTCTTTCGTCACCGTATTTTTCTTTTACTTCTGCTAATTCTTCTTTGATGATGTCATATCTTCTGCTTTCGTTGGCTAAGATATCTTCCAAGTTGCTGATTTCTTTCATGATCGCATCATACTCATCACGGATCTTATCAAGCTCCATCCCTGTAAGACGGGCCAAACGAAGATCTAGAATAGCCTGAGCCTGAATTTCAGAAAGATCAAACTCTTGAATAATCCCTTCTTTTGCCTGTTGCGGCGTAGAGCTGTGACGGATAATTGCAATCGCTTTATCTAGAGAATCCTGGGTGCCGATCACCTTCATGAAACCTTCTAAGATATGAGCTCTTTCTTTTGCTTTTTTAAGCTCATACTGCGTTCTTCTGATGATCACTTCATGTCTGTGATCTACGAAGTGGTGAATAATATCTTTTAGGTTTAACTGCTCTGGTCTTCCATGCACCAATGCAATATTGTTGACACTGAAAGAAGTCTGAAGCGACGTGTATTTATATAACATGTTGAGAACAACATTCGGAATAGCATCGTTTTTCAATTCGTAAACGATACGAAGACCTTTTCTGTCGGACTCATCTCTTATTTCGTAAATTCCAGGAATTTTATCATCTTTTACAAGCTCAGCTGTTCTTGCGATCATTTCAGCTTTGTTTACCTGATAAGGAATTTCTGTAACAATAATTGCGTTTCTGTTCCCTATTTCCTCAAAACTAACTTTTGCTCTTAGGACAACTCTTCCTCTTCCTGTATGGAAAGCATCTCTTACCCCGTCATATCCATAAATAATACCTCCTGTTGGAAAATCCGGAGCAATGATATGCTGCATCAATTCATCAATGGTAATGTCTTTATTGTCTATGTACGCAGCAATAGCATCTACCGCTTCTGATAAATTATGAGGCGCCATATTGGTTGCCATACCTACAGCAATACCAGAAGTTCCGTTTACTAGAAGATTTGGGATTTTTGTAGGAAGGACAGTAGGTTCTGTCATACTGTCGTCAAAGTTATTCTGGAAATCTACTGTTTCTTTATCAAGATCAGACAGGATATCATCAGAGATTTTCTTTAATCTAGCTTCGGTATAACGCATCGCCGCAGGCGGGTCACCGTCCATAGATCCAAAGTTACCCTGCCCGTCAACCTGAGGATAACGTAAGCTCCAAGGCTGAGCCATTCTCACCATTGCGTCGTATACAGAGGAGTCTCCGTGCGGGTGGTATTTACCTAAAACATCTCCAACAATTCTCGCAGATTTTAAATATTTTCTATTAGAAAAAACCCCTAATCCATACATACCATAAAGGACTCTTCTATGAACGGGTTTCAAGCCATCTCTTACGTCTGGTAATGCTCTAGAGACAATTACAGACATCGAATAATCGATATAAGATGACTTCATTTCATCAACAATGTTGATAGGAATCAGTCTTTCTCCTTCTTTTTGCATAAACAAATTTTATTATAATGATATTCAGACCCTTAGCTGTATGTCTGAAAATTATCTATTTCGGTTTTTTATTAACGTGCTAATTTACAAAAATTTTACCGATTTTTGCCCTAGAATTTATCCACAAAATCTTAAAAATTCTTAAAATATGAGCGTATTAAGTATAACTTTCCACTGCATGAAAGATAATATCGAAGAATGGGAAAATTATATGGATGAGTCATTAGTTTTAATGGCTGAAAACCTGATCGATGTAGACAAATATATTCTTTCTGAAGTACACAGTGATTATATTGAAGACGGCAAGAATTACAACCTTCTTTTGATCTTTGATAATGATGAGCTTCGGACCGATTTTATTGAGAGTGAATTGGTAAATATCGCAGAAATAATAGAGAAAAAGTTTGGAGAAAACATTATGATTTTTAATACTTTTTTAAATCCGAAGAAGTCAAGATTTTAAACCTGAATAAAAATGAAAAAGCCCTTTATACAAGGGCTTCTTTTATTTAATAAATTAAACTGTTTCTTTAATTTTCTGATCTTCAGTAAAAACTACTATTCTCTTATCAACTGAATGATCGAAAATAAAATACTTTTCTTTTCCCGCGGTTACCTTCCATGGTGAGGCGGTGCAGGAGGAGCCGGCGGCCGAGGCGGAAGCCTGCAGGAAGCCAGCATACAGATCAATACCGATGCGGCGATTATTTTAAGTAAGCCCTTCATATTTCTATTTTTTGGGATTGTACCATAAAACTATCAAGGTTAATGCCAAAGGACTATAAAAACATTCCAGATATATTTAGACCTTAGCTTTCATTAATCAATTCCGACCGTTTCACTTCTTTTTTCAAGCATAACGATATCTTTCCACTCTCCATTAAGCTTCCCTACTTTCTTACGGATACCCACTGTTCTAAATCCATTTTTCTGATGAAATTTTATTGAACCCTCATTTTCGGGGAAGATATTCGACTGTAATGTCCAAAAGCCGTGGTTTTCGCTGTCTAAAATCATCTTTTTAAGCAGCACTGAACCCAAACCAAGCCCCTGATATTTATTATCGAAATAAATGCTTACTTCTGCAACTCCTTTAAAGCATTCTCTTTTACTTACAGGTTTTAAAGCACACCAGCCTATCACTTCACTATCTTCGTTTTCCAGTACCCATCTGCAGTCGTTAAAAAATTCTGTATTCCAAACTTCTGAATTGGGAGCCTCTTTTTCAAAAGTGGCAATACCGCCGTCAATTCCCTGCTGAAATATTTCTAACACTTTCGCTTCGTCATTCGGAAGCATTTCTCTTATCTCGTAGTTCATTTTATTAATGATATTTTCTTTTATTTTTTCTTTTTATTCTGGAATAGTGGGTCTGTTTATTTTTTTCATCTTCAGAAACCACACTGATATTGCCGTCTACTTCCAGTACAGATAATTTTACATCGGCTATTGTACCAACACCATGTTCTCTTATTGCTTCTTCCAATTCATCTTTAGTAATTTTAACTTTATTCAGTGCTTTTTCATCTATCACACCATCTCTTATTAAAATCACAGGATCTGACTCCATAAAAGTTTCAAAAGAACGGTTGGAAAACATCAGTCTCTTTAAAACAAAATTAGCGGCAAACAGCACTAAAGCCGCAATAAGACCTCCCTGCAGCGAGGTGTCCTGGCCTACCATTGCATTCTGTACCGCATTAGAAATTAAAAGCAGCAAAACCACATCCCCTGCATTAAGCTGGGAAAGCTGGTTCTTACCGAATAAACGAATGGCAATTACCATAAACAGGTAGACACAGAGTGAGCGGACTACTACATCAAGAATCGGATTCACTGGATTTATTTATATACTCAAATGTATAAATTTTTATGATTGTGTCTGTAATTTTTAAAGAAGCTTATTGCACTTACTAAAGATAATAAAAAAAAGAACCGTTTAAAACATTTATTCCGGTAAGCTCATCACTGGCATAAAGTTTGAGAGTTTTGTTTCGAGTCAAACACAAATTATGAAACAATTATTTTTTTATTTAAGCATCCTGTTATTTTTCAGCAGCTGCGCAACCAGCAAAAAATCTGATCATTCTGAAATTTCATCAAAAATAACCAAACTCTTTAAGTCTGAAAAATCATCTGATCCTATCCCTTTAAAGGATTTAATTTCTTCTGATCTTAAAAACATACTCGATGAAGTAACGAATGTATCAAATGCTGATGCTGAAAGAGTAAAAAAGAGTGACCACCCTACTGATAAACCGTCTCTTATCGAAGGTTCTATTTTTACAGGAACGTATGACGGAGCTACAAAATATACCGTAAAGAAAATAATTATCAACGGAGATATTGCAGAAGCAGTTGTGGAACTTGAAGACAGCGGATCTTCTCCAACCGCCAAATGGGAAGACACTGTGTACCTCATCAATGAAAACGGCTGGAAAATAGACAATATTATTTTTCCTGAAAAAGTTGCTCTTAAAAATAAACTGAAAGATTTCATTTCAGAAACGAAAAAAGGATTTCAAGAGACAGCTAAAAAGTAAAATAAATTTATACCCACAATAAAAAAGCCACTTATAATAAGCGGCTTTACTTTTTTAAGGACATTGAGCGATCGGTACTTCGCTGCATACTGTTTTATTTAATCTTTCGCAGTATACACAGTATTTCTTGGGTTCTCCCCCGTACACTGATCTCAGCCCTTCTCTGTTTAGTTTCTTTACATTTTTCATATCGTTTAATTTTGTGGTTAGGTAAATTTAAAACGAAATTTCAATTATTTTATTACAAATTTATACTTAAAGTTTTCAGTATTTACATCTCAAATTTTCAATACTTTACACAATAAAAGCCATACGTCTGCATGGCTTTTATATTTATTTTTTATTGGAGAAATTATTCCAATTCTCTTTTCAAAAACTTTCCTGTCAAACTCTTTTTAGACTTCACAATTTCTTCAGGAGTTCCCTGTGCAATGATCTGTCCTCCGTATTTCCCTCCTTCTGGCCCTACATCAATCACATGATCTGCCAGTTTAATCACATCCATATTATGTTCAATGATAATGAATGAGTTTCCGAGTTCTACTAATTGATTAATGGCTTCCATCAGAATCTTTACATCTTCAAAGTGCAGTCCTGTTGTAGGTTCATCCAAAATGTAAAGTGTATTTCCGGTCTGTCTTTTTGACAATTCTGTTGCCAGCTTGATACGCTGTGCTTCTCCTCCTGAAAGTGTTGTTGACTGCTGTCCAAGAGTAATATATCCTAAACCAACATCCTGAAGTGTTTTTACTTTAGCAAAAATCTTAGGAATCGGCTGGAAGAAATCTACAGCTTCATCAATTGTCATATCCAGTACATCAGAAATAGATTTCCCTTTGTATCTTACTTCTAAGGTTTCTCTGTTGAAACGTTTTCCGTTACAGGTTTCACAATGTACGTAAACATCCGGCAGGAAGTTCATCTCAATAACCTTTAATCCTCCACCCTGGCAGGTTTCGCATCTTCCCCCTTTTACATTGAAAGAGAATCTTCCAGGTTTGTAACCGCGGATCTTACTCTCAGGCAGTTCTGAAAAAAGGTTTCTGATATCCGTAAACATTCCGGTATATGTCGCCGGGTTTGAACGCGGCGTTCTTCCGATCGGCGTCTGGTCTACGTCTACGATTTTATCTATATTTTCAAGACCTTCAATTTTTTTATAAGGTAAGGGCTCTTGGACAGCTCTGTAGAAATGTTTGTTAAGAATCGGATATAATGTTCCGTTAATCAATGAAGATTTCCCGCTTCCAGAAATTCCTGTAACCACCACCAATTTTCCTAGCGGAATATCCAGTGTTACATTTTTAAGATTATTCCCTGTCGCTCCTTTTAATAAAATATTTTTACCGTTTCCTTCTCTTCTTATTTCCGGAACAGCTATTTTTCTTTTCCCATTGATATATTGTGCAGTAATGGTATCTGCTTTCAATAAATCCTTTGGTTTTCCCTGCCAAAGAATCTCACCGCCAAATTTTCCTGCTCTCGGCCCGATATCCAATACCTCATCAGCTTCCAGGATCATATCTTTGTCATGTTCTACAACAAGAACAGAATTCCCAATATCTCTAAGGTTTTTTAAGGATGCGATCAGTCTTTCGTTGTCTCTTTGGTGAAGCCCGATACTTGGTTCATCCAATATATACAGTACATTGACCAATTGAGAGCCGATCTGGGTTGCAAGACGGATTCTTTGAGATTCACCTCCAGAAAGGGTTTTTGAGCTTCTGCTTAAACTTAAATATTCCAATCCTACATCCAGTAAAAACTGAAGACGGGTTTCGATCTCTTTTAAGATCTCATAAGCAATAATTTTATTTTTCTCTGAGAATTTATCTTTTATGTCGTGAAGCCATTCTTTTAAATCTGATAAACTTAAGCCGTTGACCTCAGCAATATTTTTACCGTCAATTTTAAAACTTAAGCTGCCGGGCTGAAGACGTGTTCCGCCGCATTCAGGACAGGTTTCTTCTGTTGTGAAATGTCTTTCCAGCAAAACACCTTCATAAGATTCTTTTTCTTCAATAATTTCATCCATAAATGGAATCAATCCGTCGAAGCTTATCTTAATTTTCTTAGCAATTCCAGCGTACTTAAGATCTTTATTGAATTCTTTGTGACAGCCGTTGTAAATATAATCCAGTGCTTCTTCCGGAACATCCTTTAAAGGAGTCGTTAAGTCCAGGCCAAATATTTCCAAGATACTTTTGATCTGCGACAAGATCCATTTGTTGGATTTTATATCCTCTAAAGGCAGCAGTCCTCCCTGGTTAATGGATAATTTTGGATTGTCGATAAAATAATCCTTGTTGATTTGTTTTATTGTTCCCAGCCCCTTACAATTCGGGCAGCTTCCTTTCGGAGAGTTGAAAGAAAATGTATTTGGTTCTGGTAAGGCTAATGAATGTCCTGTTTCAGCATCCATCAAGTTTTTTGAGAAATATTCTATATCTGTACCGCCCAGCTTCTGAATTCCGATAACTCCTTCCCCCATTTCCATCGCAGTTCTCAGCGATTTTTCCATTCTGCTTTCGGAGGCATTTTCACCGATGATCCAGCGGTCGACCACAATATCTATATCGTGGGTTTTGTAACGGTCAAGTTTTAAATCATATTCAATATCCTGAAGGTCTCCGTCAATTCTTGCCTGCCCGTATCCTTTCTTGGCCATCTGCACAAAAAGTTCGTGATAATGACCTTTTCTTGAACGCACTACAGGTGCCATAAGCATTATCTTCTCCCCTTTATAGTTTTCTTTGATGGCATCCAGGATCTGGTCTTCCGTATAGCTTACTAATTTTTTTCCAGTGGATAATGAATACGCATCAGAAACTCTTGCATACAGCAGACGCAGGTAGTCATACAATTCTGTCACTGTTCCTACCGTTGAGCGCGGGTTTTTATTAGTGGTCTTCTGCTCAATAGCAATAACCGGAGAAAGTCCTTCAATTTTATCTACGTCCGGACGCTCCAGTCCTCCTAAAAACTGGCGTGCATAGGCTGAAAATGTTTCAATATAACGGCGCTGGCCTTCTGCAAAAATAGTATCAAAAGCCAATGATGATTTTCCGCTTCCCGAAAGACCGGTGATCACCACTAATTCATTACGTGGAATTTTGACATTAATATTTTTGAGATTGTGCTCTCTGGCTCCGTAAATTTCAATATATTCTGTTGATTTGCTCATAATTTATGGTGATCTTACCTGAAAATCACGACGGTGCAAAATTACGGAATTTTATGAAATTTATGTGTTAAAATATAGATGGAAAATATCTATCAGTATTCTTTTGAATGAATTGAAATATTCTCTGCTAAATTAAAAAAAAACGAATCGGATTCTCTGCTTTATCAGAGGGGCATTCTTGTGTATTTATTTTTTAGTCTAATGTATTTTAAGAACATAAAAAAGACCGGTGCAATTACCGGCCTCTATAGTTTATTGATTTAATTTTCAAAAAAATCTGCATCCTCGTTACTGATCTTCACCAGATACTCTATTCCGTCTATTGCTTTAGTGATGATCTGGTTCCGGAGAATATTGGCTGTATTTTCCCAATACATTCTTCCGTAAAAAGAATAATTCTGCGGAATAATCTCAACTTCAACAGTCCGTACAAATCCTTCTTTAGGTTTATTGCTGATCATAGTTCCTCTTTTCACCCTTACTTCTTTCAATTCATCTTTAAGAATCATTCTGCAGTAATTTTTAACGTCTTCCAGAGAAATGATCTTATCTCTTGTCGTCAGTGCATATTTATACGCCTGAATACTGTCAGTCCCTTTTTGTTCTTCAGCGCCGCCGATAGTTTCAGAGAGAAGGACCAGCGACTGGGATTTCAGCTGATTAGACAATTCGGTTCCGGGACGCATATGATTCGCTAATGTACAGTGCGTGATCCAGAACGAAGCATAGGTGTGGTCTGTTTTTTCAACAGGCTCCATGATCACATAATTTACTTCCTGCCTGATGCTTCTTTTGGCATTATTTACTTTCTGCACCATGGATTTCATCTTATCGGACATTTCTCCCAGCACTCCTTTTACATTATCCCGGTTCAAAAGGGAAAATGCCGCAATTTCATCTCTGGTCAGTTCCAGCACATTTGCGATCATGTCAACAGCATTTCTGTTGGTAAAACGTTCCATTCCTCCTTTTCTTACAGTATAAAGTCCCTTTTTAAGATCATCTGCCGGCGTGAAAGGAATTTCTGTATATCTTCTTCCTTCTCCATCCTGAACTTCATCTACATATAAAAAATGTTCTCCTTCTTCTGTGATCAGGGGAATATTATTTCCCATGATATCTAAACTGTATTCTGTTTTTTTCCAGCCTCTGTTATAGATTGGAAAAGCATTTAATACAAACGAAAAATTATCTAAAATTTCGGCGGAGAACTGCGGTGGAAATTCTAATGTAATCCATAAATAGCGCTTTCCGTCGATCTCCTTTTTAATATCGTCCCGGTCCTCAAGGAAATCTAAATTATCGGGCAGTTTTCCTGCTTCAGAAAATAAACTGTTTGAAATGCCGGTGATCTCAATGAATTTTTGATGATAAATACTTTTAATATCATCTATTGTTTTTGTTTTAATAGACTGCTCATGAAACATCTGCTCATAGCCTTCTGTCTGTTTGCTTTTAATATAAGACAATCCTTCTCTTACAAATAAAGGGTTTGTGTTGCTTGTCACCGTAATGTAGGGCAGCAGCTTATACACAAAATCTAAATGTTCAAAAGCTGGATTTGAACAGAATATACTTAGATATTTAGGAAAATTTTCACTGGTGTATTTCGTGACGTCAATTCCTATGGTTACTTTTCTGTAATCTGACGGTTTCCCCTGAAATCTGGCAACCGGTATTTTATTTAACCTGTCGTCTATACTGTAACAGGTGTTTCCCACAAACATAATTGAAGTCTGCACTTTATTAATCCTTACATTTCCAATGGGGGTAAAAGGGATATTAACCTGTTTATCTGATTCCGACTTTATGGTAGAAGTCATCTGTTTTCTAAAGAAAAATTCCGTGTGCTCCAGCAGTATCTCAGAGGATTCATCTGGTGCAGTAAATGCCACTGAGTGAGCCGGAATGGGATGGGTATAGATAGACGGAGTAAGAAGCTTAGCAAGTTTTTCTAAAATGCGCGCATTTACCGTCTGTATTTCGTTATTAGCTTTAAAAACTTCTGTACTGAATGCATCAATTAACAATTTCACAAAAGGATCCAGAGACTGCGGACTTTTTAATCCCCAGACTTTAGTTGCATTCTGAAGCATTCTTGCTTTTACGGATTCTTTGGAATAAATATTCTGATCTAAATTCATAAATTCTAATTACAATAAATACTTAATCGATCGACATGGGGCTCAAAAATAATTCTGTAGAAAAACTAAACCGTTCTCCTGAATCTTCCATTTTTGCATTGACCGCCACTCTTACTTTCTTTTTTATTTCCGTATGCTCTTTGGTATCATAGTTATGTTCTACAAATTCTATGTGAGCCTGGATCTGTGGCTGTACGATCCTCGGTTCATATTCCTGTATCTGCCTTTTAAGACTTTTAATAAAAATATTTTCCCAGACAGCGCTTGTAACTCCATTATCGAATTCTAAATTCCAAACGTCATTTCCGTAGTTGTCATCATATCTGTTCTCTCCTTTTTTGGTTGTTATCAGCAGCATAATGTTATGGGCTATACTTTCCCCCATTCCGCAGGTGTCTATACTTCCTCCTTCGGACATTAGTGTTGACGGCACAAAAGGCATTCTGTAATTTGGTGTGTCCATAAATCAACTTCTTTATTATTTCATGGTATTTTTCATATAAAACAAAATACCAATTTAAACATTTTCACGAAATAATGAGTTATAACAAAAATAAAAATCTTGTTTGAAATTTACGGCCTTCAAACAAGTCTCAGAGCCGTAAATTCATTTATTCAATACTTCTTACTGTTCTTAACTTCTTATTAAAACTTAATGGTTAAATTTAAAACATTAGAAATTTTAAGAGATTAAAATTAGTAAGAGATTATTTCGTTATTACAATAACAGATTTCAACTTTCAATTAATTATTTTCTTCAGCCTTTTTCCTGCGGTTGATAAAATAATACACCGGAAGTCCGAGCAGCACCATTAAGAATCCCGGCCAGGTATACTGCTGCTTATAGATGAGAAGCAGCATACAAAATCCGGTGCCTATTACTAAATAAAGAACCGGTGTCACTGGATACAGCCAGGTTTTATAAGGCCTTTCAAGATCGGGCTGTTTAAATCTTAAATAGATCACTCCAAAAACCGTAATCATATAGAACAAAACGATCACGAAAGAGATCATGTCTAAAAGGTTCCCGTACTGTCCGCTTAAACATAGTAAAGAAGCCCATACGCCCTGCATCCATAATGCATTGGCCGGAACTTCATTTTTATTGTTTTCCACGGCAGATTTAAAGAAAAGACCGTCTTTTGCCATCGTCTGAAATACTCTTGCTCCTGCCAGGATCAATCCGTTGTTGCATCCAAAAGTAGAGACCATTACCAAAAGGGCAATGATGATTGTTCCTGCACTTCCAAAAATATTCTGGGACGCGGCTACTGCTACCCTGTCATTGGCTGCAAAAGCAATAGAATCTCTGTCTAAAGCATTTAGATAGACATAATTTACAGCCAGATATAAGGTCATTACAGCTGTAGTTCCGTAGATCATAGCTTTTACAACGTTCTTTTTAGGGTTTTCAATTTCTCCGGAAACAAAAGTTACGCTTTCCCAAGCCACAGAACTGAAAACTGATCCTACCATTGCAGCAGCGATCCCTCCCATTAAAGTCATTCCGTCAATAGGCTTCCATTCGGTCTGCTTAAAATTTTGAAAAGCTTTTGTCCCCAAGCTGAAATTTTCAGAAAGATGAGAGTTTTGTACTAAAATAAATCCGGCGGCGATCAATCCTAATAGTGCAATGATCTTAGAGGCCGTAAAAATATTCTGAAGGAGTTTACCGCTTTGTACCCCTCTCGTATTGATATAAGTAAGCAAAAGAATGATTACAATTGCTAAGATCTGTATCCATGTGATTTGAAATTCTCCGCTTTTAAAAATAGGTGCGGCATCATTAAGAAACGGAACAAGATAGGCAGTAAACTTACCAAAGGCCATCGCAACTGCAGCAATAGTCCCGGTCTGAATTACCGTAAATAATCCCCATCCATAGAGAAAGCCCATTTTTTTACCGAAAATCTCTGTAAGATACGTGTACTGTCCGCCTGCTTTTGGAAACAAAGCAGAAAGCTCACCGTAACTTATCGCCGCAGCCACTGTCATTACTGCGGTAATAATCCAGACCACTACCAGCCAGTATCCTGAACCCAGGTTCCGCATCATATCTGCACTTACAATGAAGATTCCGCTTCCTATCATAGAACCCATTACAAGCATAACGGCGTCCCAAAGTTTTAGTTTTTTCTGCATAGTTTTTATAGAGAATCCAAATATAAACAAATATGCATTCGATTTTGAATTTTGTTTATATTTTCGAAATCTATATGTTTTTTATCAAGTTTTTATCAATTATTAATTCGATTTTTATTATTATTTTTGGGAAAAATATTAAAAATGAAATTCAAGGCTATATTATTTGCAGCTGCCGTAAGTGTTTCCACTTTAGCATTCGCACAAGAGACATCACAGAAGAAATTTTCTCCGCCGGCAGGAAATGCAGTAATAGGAGATACTTATGGAGCTGGGGTAGCTTCTACATCTGAATCGCAGGCTATTACTGTTGAAAAATTAGGAAAGAAGCTTAAAAAGGAAAATAAAAAAGTTGAAAACGTAGCGATCAAAGGAAAAGTAACTGATGTATGCGAGAAAAAAGGATGCTGGTTAACTATCCAGACTGACGACAATTCTCAGTTTTTCGTAAAAATGAAAGACTATGCATTCTTCGTTCCTACTTCTTTAAAAGGTAAAAATGTAGTTTTAGAAGGAAGCGCCGAAAGAAAAGTAACTTCAATTGACGAACAGAAACACTACGCTGAAGATGCTAAAAAGCCGCAGTCTGAAATCGACGCTATCAAAACACCGAAAGAAGAAATAAGATTTGTAGCCAACGGAATTAAGGTAGTAAATTAATAAACGAACTGTCATTTTGAAAAGGACAGCAGAATCCTTGAGATTGATCTGAAATGACAAAAATTGATAAACAAAAAGCGGAACCTATTGTTCCGCTTTTTTTAGTCTTCAATTCTAAAACTGACCTGGGTGTCTAATTTTGGATATTTAGTTTTAGAAATAAATTTCTTTCCGGTACAATC
Coding sequences:
- a CDS encoding GPW/gp25 family protein → MDTPNYRMPFVPSTLMSEGGSIDTCGMGESIAHNIMLLITTKKGENRYDDNYGNDVWNLEFDNGVTSAVWENIFIKSLKRQIQEYEPRIVQPQIQAHIEFVEHNYDTKEHTEIKKKVRVAVNAKMEDSGERFSFSTELFLSPMSID
- a CDS encoding amino acid permease, encoding MQKKLKLWDAVMLVMGSMIGSGIFIVSADMMRNLGSGYWLVVVWIITAVMTVAAAISYGELSALFPKAGGQYTYLTEIFGKKMGFLYGWGLFTVIQTGTIAAVAMAFGKFTAYLVPFLNDAAPIFKSGEFQITWIQILAIVIILLLTYINTRGVQSGKLLQNIFTASKIIALLGLIAAGFILVQNSHLSENFSLGTKAFQNFKQTEWKPIDGMTLMGGIAAAMVGSVFSSVAWESVTFVSGEIENPKKNVVKAMIYGTTAVMTLYLAVNYVYLNALDRDSIAFAANDRVAVAASQNIFGSAGTIIIALLVMVSTFGCNNGLILAGARVFQTMAKDGLFFKSAVENNKNEVPANALWMQGVWASLLCLSGQYGNLLDMISFVIVLFYMITVFGVIYLRFKQPDLERPYKTWLYPVTPVLYLVIGTGFCMLLLIYKQQYTWPGFLMVLLGLPVYYFINRRKKAEENN
- a CDS encoding DUF4920 domain-containing protein → MKFKAILFAAAVSVSTLAFAQETSQKKFSPPAGNAVIGDTYGAGVASTSESQAITVEKLGKKLKKENKKVENVAIKGKVTDVCEKKGCWLTIQTDDNSQFFVKMKDYAFFVPTSLKGKNVVLEGSAERKVTSIDEQKHYAEDAKKPQSEIDAIKTPKEEIRFVANGIKVVN